One window from the genome of Amycolatopsis sp. NBC_01480 encodes:
- a CDS encoding DUF222 domain-containing protein: MVADMNHPELPKTGTEKPAETTDLAFLLRAMQTNLDMFEQLHPEQLMQVTRSASSEIARLQALQLHCLAGLRRRRADRRELAAETALALSITDNRAGAMISAAEALTSRLPRTFRLMDNGSLDLYRAMKVTDGTMWLSDHNARLVDIVLEGRLSGRNPTQIRKATAYAAMKADPEGAANRALRRRGERRVALHQQDDGVAHLSVDNAPAEKANAAYLRIDKIARSLQTGSEKRTLDQLRTDVALDLLLTGKGGAGERTEVYLYVDLQTYLGLNDSPAELADHGHVPAAVARHIATGPDTTLRRLITDPLNGQVIEVGKFRYRPSVDVSEFTRIRDRECRHPGCPRPVQGCATENTATESAKPGPGTDSTLSYCLRHRRLKDRVDWEYKVRADGTLMVATPTGLRAESIPTPLHEPRPSSEQLGETRLGA; this comes from the coding sequence ATGGTCGCCGACATGAACCACCCGGAACTGCCGAAGACCGGCACTGAAAAGCCCGCCGAGACAACCGATCTAGCCTTCCTGCTGCGCGCGATGCAGACAAACCTCGACATGTTCGAGCAGCTGCATCCGGAACAGCTCATGCAGGTCACACGAAGCGCAAGCTCGGAAATAGCGCGGCTGCAGGCACTACAGCTCCATTGCCTGGCCGGCCTGCGAAGACGAAGGGCTGACCGCCGTGAACTCGCCGCCGAAACAGCGCTGGCCCTGAGCATCACCGACAACCGGGCCGGCGCGATGATCTCCGCGGCGGAAGCCCTCACCAGCCGCCTCCCGCGGACGTTTCGCTTGATGGACAACGGATCCCTGGATCTCTACCGCGCTATGAAGGTCACCGACGGCACGATGTGGCTGTCGGACCACAACGCGCGGCTCGTCGACATCGTCCTCGAGGGAAGGCTTTCGGGCAGGAACCCGACTCAGATTCGCAAGGCCACCGCTTATGCCGCCATGAAGGCCGATCCGGAAGGCGCTGCGAATCGCGCCTTGAGGAGGCGGGGCGAACGCAGAGTCGCGCTGCACCAGCAGGATGATGGCGTCGCGCACCTGTCCGTCGACAACGCGCCGGCCGAGAAGGCCAACGCCGCTTACCTGCGTATCGACAAAATCGCTCGCTCACTCCAGACCGGCAGCGAGAAACGCACGCTCGATCAGCTCCGTACCGATGTTGCACTCGACCTGTTGCTCACTGGGAAGGGCGGAGCCGGCGAACGGACGGAGGTCTATCTCTACGTCGACCTGCAGACCTACCTCGGCCTGAACGACAGCCCTGCCGAGCTGGCGGACCACGGGCACGTCCCGGCCGCGGTCGCCCGCCACATCGCGACCGGGCCGGACACGACATTGCGACGACTCATCACCGACCCGCTCAACGGACAGGTCATCGAGGTCGGCAAGTTCCGATACCGGCCGAGCGTCGACGTCAGCGAGTTCACACGAATCAGAGACCGCGAGTGCCGTCACCCCGGCTGTCCACGGCCGGTGCAGGGATGCGCGACGGAGAACACTGCAACCGAATCCGCCAAGCCTGGACCCGGTACCGACAGCACGTTGAGCTATTGCCTTCGGCACCGGCGTCTCAAGGACCGCGTCGATTGGGAGTACAAGGTGCGCGCCGATGGAACGCTCATGGTCGCCACCCCAACCGGGCTGAGAGCGGAGAGCATTCCGACGCCACTACACGAGCCGCGACCCAGCTCCGAACAGCTCGGTGAGACGAGGCTGGGCGCCTGA
- a CDS encoding GNAT family N-acetyltransferase, whose translation MPDIEIRKARRDDIEAIVRMLVDDQLGATRDSADDLDPYLRAFQAIDADPNQFLAVAVSDGEPVATLQLTFIPGLARSGALRGQIEAVRVRRDHRSAGLGGDLMRWAIDEAQRRGCALVQLTSDASRAGAHKFYERLGFVASHTGFKLKL comes from the coding sequence ATGCCCGACATCGAAATCAGGAAGGCCCGGCGCGACGACATCGAGGCGATCGTCCGGATGCTCGTCGACGATCAGCTTGGCGCCACCAGGGATTCGGCTGACGACCTGGATCCGTACTTGCGGGCTTTCCAGGCCATCGACGCGGATCCCAACCAGTTCCTGGCTGTCGCAGTCTCGGACGGCGAACCAGTAGCGACTCTGCAGCTGACGTTCATCCCCGGGCTCGCCCGAAGTGGCGCACTACGCGGCCAGATCGAAGCGGTACGCGTCCGCCGCGATCATCGAAGCGCCGGCCTTGGCGGCGACTTGATGCGATGGGCCATCGACGAGGCACAACGCCGCGGCTGCGCGCTCGTCCAGCTCACCTCGGACGCGTCGCGCGCCGGAGCGCACAAGTTCTACGAACGCCTCGGCTTCGTTGCGAGCCACACCGGCTTCAAACTGAAGCTCTAA
- a CDS encoding MBL fold metallo-hydrolase, translating into MESLPEDSSRNWAEPGVYEVAAGVYRIPLPLPNDALRAVNVYAVTDGTNLVLIDSGWALPEARQLLTDALKAIGAELGDVREFLITHVHRDHYTQAVVLRREFGNKISLGQLEEPSLKASSSPDQFPMQAQIELLRLSGADSVVAALRQLFGDSPRHTEAHLWESPDEWLTPGRRTVLPNRELDVVHTPGHTSGHVVFVDGAAGLLFSGDHVLPHITPSIGFQPVPAESPLSDYLDSLKIVRALPDQRMLPAHGPVSDSVHTRIDELLEHHRKRLETMAAQVEAGATTAYDTANRLGWTRRGRKLSEMDAFNQMLAVLETGAHLDLLVAQNKLVAQQVDGVRHYKTT; encoded by the coding sequence GTGGAGTCGTTGCCCGAAGACAGCAGCCGAAACTGGGCGGAGCCCGGCGTCTACGAGGTGGCCGCCGGCGTCTACCGCATCCCGCTGCCGTTGCCGAACGACGCCCTCCGCGCGGTCAACGTCTACGCCGTCACCGATGGCACGAACCTCGTCCTCATCGATTCCGGCTGGGCCCTGCCCGAAGCCCGCCAACTGCTCACCGACGCGCTCAAGGCCATCGGCGCCGAACTCGGCGACGTGCGCGAATTCCTGATCACCCACGTCCACCGCGACCACTACACGCAGGCAGTCGTCCTTCGACGGGAATTCGGCAACAAGATCTCGTTGGGCCAGCTGGAGGAACCGTCCCTGAAGGCTTCGTCCAGCCCGGACCAGTTCCCGATGCAGGCCCAGATCGAGCTGCTTCGCCTCAGCGGAGCCGACTCCGTCGTGGCCGCGCTCAGACAACTGTTCGGTGACTCGCCACGCCACACCGAGGCTCACCTGTGGGAGAGCCCCGACGAGTGGCTCACCCCCGGCCGTCGCACCGTGCTGCCGAACCGTGAGCTCGACGTGGTCCACACCCCTGGTCACACCAGCGGCCACGTGGTCTTCGTCGACGGCGCCGCCGGCCTGCTCTTCTCCGGCGACCACGTGCTCCCGCACATCACCCCGTCGATCGGCTTCCAGCCCGTCCCCGCCGAGTCGCCGTTGAGCGACTACCTCGACTCGCTGAAAATCGTCCGCGCGCTTCCCGACCAACGCATGCTGCCCGCCCACGGCCCCGTCTCCGACAGCGTGCACACCCGGATCGACGAACTCCTCGAGCACCACCGGAAACGTCTCGAGACGATGGCCGCCCAGGTGGAAGCCGGTGCCACCACCGCGTACGACACCGCGAACCGGCTGGGCTGGACGCGACGTGGCCGGAAACTGTCCGAAATGGACGCCTTCAACCAGATGCTGGCCGTCCTGGAGACCGGCGCCCACCTCGACCTCCTCGTCGCGCAGAACAAGCTCGTCGCCCAGCAGGTCGATGGAGTTCGCCACTACAAGACCACCTGA
- a CDS encoding scramblase: MTSSAPPPPGRYPDEVSPDQPPRWNGETRIPERRSPGRSYGGTLFTEPVLVVSRRPEIFEAAEEYGVFDQNGARFGGVADVSQGFLRKAARLLPKYDQYVTHKFEVRDANHSTVLKVARPAKDPRPRFLVTRADETPIGEILREPAAGETRFTFVVGGSTIGTVITADWRTGDIAIKNQANTEVARVRQPPPEPANSLPPHTYVVEIPRQLPEPLASMVVATTLTIDTALARAIA, translated from the coding sequence ATGACGAGTTCCGCGCCGCCACCGCCGGGCAGGTACCCCGACGAGGTGAGTCCCGATCAGCCCCCTCGGTGGAACGGCGAGACGCGGATCCCCGAACGGCGCTCGCCGGGCCGTTCCTACGGCGGCACCCTCTTCACCGAGCCGGTGCTCGTGGTCAGCCGCCGGCCGGAGATCTTCGAGGCGGCCGAGGAGTACGGCGTCTTCGACCAGAACGGCGCCCGCTTCGGCGGCGTCGCCGACGTCAGTCAGGGCTTCCTGCGCAAGGCCGCGCGCTTGCTGCCGAAGTACGACCAGTACGTCACCCACAAGTTCGAGGTCCGCGACGCCAACCACAGCACCGTCCTGAAAGTGGCGAGGCCGGCGAAGGACCCGCGCCCCCGCTTCCTGGTGACCCGTGCCGACGAGACGCCGATCGGCGAGATCCTCCGCGAGCCCGCCGCCGGGGAGACCCGCTTCACGTTCGTCGTCGGCGGCAGCACCATCGGCACGGTCATCACCGCGGACTGGCGAACGGGCGACATCGCGATCAAGAACCAGGCGAACACCGAGGTCGCCCGCGTCCGGCAACCACCTCCCGAGCCGGCGAACAGCCTTCCCCCGCACACCTACGTCGTCGAAATTCCGCGCCAGCTGCCGGAACCGCTGGCCAGCATGGTGGTCGCGACCACCCTCACCATCGACACCGCGCTCGCCCGGGCCATCGCCTGA
- a CDS encoding methionine synthase, with protein MTERAWPAGAATAIGSMPGTDPAEAAAVVFGELPDFPHVPELPARGVGADILGRTAALLVDLAVEVVPSGYRVAAHPGHEHRRGLDLLQWDLDAIQEAKEKAGVTPPVIKTQIAGPWTLGAGIELARGHRVLTDRGALRDFTSSLLDGLAQHVRELTARTGAPVVVQLDEPSLPAVLAGGLSTPSGYGNVPAVPAPDVRNLLSTVIDGIHRVTDQPVVVHCCAPRPPISLFRAAGAGAIAFDFSLLSGSPAAFLDEIGEAWDSGTTLFLGLVPATDPGAPLTLRDIAAPAFKLVDRLGFNREILAERAVPTPACGMASATPDWMRTALSLVRGVGNAFLEPPETW; from the coding sequence GTGACTGAACGAGCTTGGCCTGCGGGCGCCGCCACCGCGATCGGCTCGATGCCTGGGACTGACCCGGCCGAAGCGGCCGCGGTCGTGTTCGGCGAGCTGCCCGACTTTCCGCACGTGCCCGAGCTTCCGGCGCGCGGGGTGGGCGCGGACATCCTCGGCCGCACTGCCGCCCTGCTCGTCGACCTCGCCGTCGAGGTGGTGCCCAGTGGCTATCGCGTCGCCGCGCATCCCGGGCACGAGCACCGGCGCGGACTCGACCTGCTGCAGTGGGATCTCGACGCGATCCAGGAGGCCAAGGAGAAGGCCGGTGTCACGCCGCCGGTGATCAAGACGCAGATCGCCGGCCCGTGGACCCTCGGGGCCGGCATCGAACTGGCACGCGGGCACCGTGTTCTCACCGACCGCGGAGCGCTGCGGGACTTCACGTCGTCGCTGTTGGACGGTCTGGCCCAGCATGTCCGGGAGCTGACGGCGCGGACCGGGGCGCCCGTCGTCGTGCAGCTCGACGAGCCGTCGCTGCCTGCGGTGCTTGCCGGTGGGCTGTCGACGCCGTCTGGCTATGGCAACGTCCCGGCTGTGCCCGCGCCGGACGTGCGGAACCTGCTGTCGACGGTGATCGACGGCATCCACCGCGTCACCGACCAGCCCGTGGTCGTGCACTGCTGCGCGCCCCGGCCGCCGATCTCGCTGTTCCGCGCGGCCGGCGCGGGCGCGATCGCGTTCGACTTCTCGTTGCTCAGCGGCTCGCCGGCCGCCTTCCTGGATGAGATCGGCGAGGCGTGGGACAGCGGTACCACCCTGTTCCTCGGCCTCGTGCCGGCGACGGACCCCGGCGCGCCCCTGACCTTGCGCGACATCGCCGCGCCCGCGTTCAAGCTCGTCGACCGCCTCGGCTTCAACCGGGAAATCCTGGCTGAGCGCGCCGTCCCGACGCCCGCGTGCGGGATGGCGAGCGCGACGCCGGATTGGATGCGCACCGCGCTGTCCCTGGTCCGCGGCGTCGGCAACGCGTTCCTGGAACCGCCCGAGACTTGGTGA
- a CDS encoding DUF1349 domain-containing protein yields the protein MDAFGTTGWQWLNPPADYDASDGLVVRTAPDTDFWRTTHYGFVRDTGHALGRTVSGDFAATATFSGDYTHLYDQAGLLLRIDEATWLKTGIEYVDGEQLLSVVVTREVSDWSVVSLPASPASVTIAVERTGDTATVKYGLDGAPATRMARLAYFPPNAPVFTGVMAASPQGPGFSARFDSCVITPG from the coding sequence ATGGACGCATTCGGCACCACCGGCTGGCAATGGCTGAACCCGCCCGCGGACTACGACGCCTCGGACGGCCTGGTCGTCCGCACGGCGCCGGACACGGACTTCTGGCGCACCACCCACTACGGCTTCGTCCGCGACACGGGCCACGCGCTCGGCCGCACGGTTTCCGGGGATTTCGCGGCCACAGCGACGTTCTCCGGCGATTACACGCATCTCTACGACCAGGCGGGCCTACTGCTGCGCATCGACGAGGCGACGTGGCTCAAGACGGGCATCGAGTACGTCGACGGCGAGCAGCTCCTGAGCGTCGTGGTGACGCGGGAGGTCTCGGATTGGTCGGTCGTCTCGCTGCCGGCGTCACCCGCATCGGTGACGATCGCCGTCGAGCGGACCGGGGACACGGCGACGGTGAAGTACGGCCTCGATGGCGCACCGGCGACGCGGATGGCCCGGCTGGCGTACTTTCCGCCGAACGCGCCCGTGTTCACCGGCGTGATGGCGGCGTCGCCGCAAGGACCGGGCTTCAGCGCGCGCTTCGACTCCTGCGTCATCACTCCCGGCTGA
- the ligA gene encoding NAD-dependent DNA ligase LigA, whose protein sequence is MSSDLPQNQLAAPAEAAEDVTDVPADVRERHAALAEEIRGHQFQYYVRDAPLISDGQFDALLGELQAIEDEHPALVTPDSPTQNVGGTFSTEFTAHDHLERMLSLDNVFDTDEFLTWVERVEKEIGATEYLAELKIDGLAINLLYENGKLTRGLTRGDGRTGEDVTLNIRTLEQVPDTLAGSDEFPVPALVEVRGEVYFRVEDFLELNAKMVEAGKPPYANPRNTAAGSLRQKDPKVTRSRRLRLICHGLGKREGFEPVTQSHAYDALVAWGLPVSPHTRVLHTGKELTDHIAYWGEHRHDAEHEIDGVVIKVDQVSLQRRLGTTSRAPRWAIAYKYPPEEAITTLLDIQVGVGRTGRVTPFAVTEPVKVAGSTVARATLHNQEEVKRKGVLIGDRIVIRKAGDVIPEVLGPVVDARTGNEREFVMPTDCPECGTELAYQKEGDKDIRCPNTRFCPAQLRERLFHLAGRGAFDIEVLGYEAAVALLDARVVADEGDVFDLSEESLAEVELFRTKAGELSANAHKLLSNLDAAKDRPLWKVIVALSIRHVGPTAAQALAREFGSIQRVEEASEEELADVDGVGPTIAHAVQEWFEVGWHREIVEKWRNAGVRMEEARDDSIPRHLEGLSIVVTGSLDGFSRDEAKEAIMARGGKAAGSVSKKTAFVVAGEAPGSKYEKAVQLKVPVLDEDGFRALLERGPEAAAEMALPTGDDDEAGADSGAEPGADSGSE, encoded by the coding sequence GTGAGCAGCGACCTTCCCCAGAACCAGCTGGCCGCCCCCGCCGAGGCGGCCGAGGACGTCACCGACGTCCCCGCCGACGTGCGTGAGCGCCACGCCGCCCTCGCCGAGGAGATCCGCGGGCACCAGTTCCAGTACTACGTGCGGGACGCGCCGCTGATCTCCGACGGCCAGTTCGACGCGCTCCTGGGCGAGCTGCAGGCCATCGAGGACGAGCACCCGGCGCTGGTCACGCCGGACTCGCCGACGCAGAACGTCGGTGGCACGTTCTCCACCGAGTTCACCGCGCACGATCACCTCGAGCGCATGCTCAGCCTGGACAACGTCTTCGACACCGACGAGTTCCTCACCTGGGTCGAGCGGGTGGAGAAGGAGATCGGCGCCACCGAGTACCTGGCGGAGCTGAAGATCGACGGCCTGGCGATCAACCTGCTGTACGAGAACGGCAAGCTCACCCGTGGTCTCACCCGCGGCGACGGCCGCACGGGCGAGGACGTCACGCTGAACATCCGCACCCTCGAGCAGGTCCCGGACACGTTGGCCGGCTCCGACGAGTTCCCGGTGCCGGCGCTGGTCGAGGTGCGCGGCGAAGTCTACTTCCGTGTCGAGGATTTCCTGGAGCTCAACGCCAAGATGGTCGAGGCGGGCAAACCGCCGTACGCAAACCCGCGCAACACGGCCGCGGGCTCTTTGCGGCAAAAGGACCCCAAGGTCACTAGGTCCCGGCGGCTGCGGCTGATCTGCCACGGCCTCGGCAAGCGCGAGGGCTTCGAGCCGGTCACGCAGTCGCACGCGTACGACGCGCTGGTGGCGTGGGGGCTGCCGGTTTCCCCGCACACGCGCGTGCTGCACACGGGCAAGGAGCTCACCGACCACATCGCCTACTGGGGCGAGCACCGGCACGACGCGGAGCACGAGATCGACGGCGTGGTGATCAAGGTCGACCAGGTCTCGCTGCAGCGCCGGCTGGGCACCACGTCGCGCGCGCCTCGGTGGGCGATCGCGTACAAGTACCCGCCGGAAGAGGCCATCACCACGCTGCTGGACATCCAGGTGGGCGTCGGCCGCACCGGGCGTGTGACGCCGTTCGCCGTCACGGAGCCGGTGAAGGTCGCGGGCTCCACCGTCGCCCGGGCCACGCTGCACAACCAGGAAGAGGTCAAGCGCAAGGGCGTCCTGATCGGCGACCGCATCGTGATCCGCAAGGCGGGCGACGTGATCCCCGAGGTGCTCGGCCCGGTCGTCGACGCGCGCACGGGCAACGAACGCGAGTTCGTCATGCCCACGGACTGCCCGGAGTGCGGCACCGAGCTGGCGTACCAGAAGGAGGGTGACAAGGACATCCGCTGCCCGAACACCCGCTTCTGCCCGGCGCAGCTGAGGGAACGGCTGTTCCACCTGGCCGGGCGCGGGGCGTTCGACATCGAGGTGCTCGGTTACGAGGCGGCCGTCGCGCTGCTGGACGCGCGTGTGGTCGCCGACGAGGGCGACGTCTTCGACCTGAGCGAGGAGTCGCTCGCCGAGGTGGAGCTGTTCCGCACCAAGGCGGGCGAGCTGTCGGCGAACGCGCACAAGCTGCTGTCGAACCTCGACGCGGCGAAGGACCGTCCTCTGTGGAAGGTGATCGTCGCGCTGTCGATCCGCCACGTCGGGCCTACGGCGGCGCAGGCGCTGGCGCGCGAGTTCGGCTCGATCCAGCGCGTCGAGGAGGCGTCGGAGGAGGAGCTCGCGGACGTCGACGGCGTCGGCCCGACCATCGCCCACGCCGTGCAGGAGTGGTTCGAGGTCGGCTGGCACCGGGAGATCGTCGAGAAATGGCGAAACGCCGGCGTGCGGATGGAGGAGGCGCGCGACGACTCGATCCCGCGGCACCTCGAAGGGCTTTCCATCGTGGTGACCGGCTCGCTCGACGGGTTCTCCCGCGACGAGGCCAAGGAGGCCATCATGGCCCGCGGCGGCAAGGCGGCGGGCTCGGTGTCGAAGAAGACGGCGTTCGTCGTGGCAGGCGAAGCGCCGGGGTCGAAGTACGAGAAGGCCGTGCAGCTGAAGGTGCCGGTGCTCGACGAGGACGGGTTCCGCGCGCTGCTGGAACGCGGGCCGGAGGCGGCGGCCGAGATGGCGTTGCCGACTGGTGACGACGACGAGGCCGGGGCTGATTCCGGTGCCGAGCCGGGCGCTGATTCGGGCTCGGAGTAG
- a CDS encoding GNAT family N-acetyltransferase, protein MADYEIRPPRGDEFAALGELTVQAYRFGGLLVADVGYEDELRDVSRRAEHTELLAAVDVSGQPLGSVAVVRPGTKYAEISRPGELEFRMLAVASAAQGRGIGEALTRAVLGRGRELGAGRVVLCSLDSMRTAHRLYERIGFHRLPERDWQPFPDVTLIAYGYDL, encoded by the coding sequence ATGGCTGATTACGAGATCCGGCCGCCGCGCGGTGACGAGTTCGCCGCGCTGGGGGAGCTGACCGTCCAGGCCTACCGGTTCGGTGGCCTGCTCGTGGCGGACGTCGGTTACGAGGACGAGCTGCGCGACGTCTCCCGTCGCGCGGAGCACACCGAATTGCTGGCCGCGGTGGACGTTTCCGGGCAACCGCTCGGCTCCGTCGCGGTGGTGCGCCCGGGCACGAAGTACGCGGAGATCTCGCGGCCGGGTGAGCTGGAGTTCCGCATGCTGGCGGTCGCGAGCGCGGCGCAGGGCCGCGGAATCGGCGAGGCCCTGACGCGTGCGGTGCTGGGGCGCGGGCGTGAGCTGGGTGCGGGCCGGGTCGTGCTGTGCAGCCTCGACAGCATGCGGACCGCGCACCGGCTGTACGAGCGCATCGGCTTCCACCGGCTCCCGGAACGGGACTGGCAGCCGTTCCCGGACGTCACCCTGATCGCGTACGGCTACGACCTCTAG
- a CDS encoding amino acid-binding protein, whose amino-acid sequence MSFLLRVQLPDSPGTLGAVATALGTVGADILSVDVVERGGGVAIDDLVVELPSGRLPDALITAAESIEGVEVDAVRPYAGVLDTHRELELVEEIAAQPKSGLDLLAEGVPKIIRAGWAVVVEHAESGTRRLASSSAAPENPFTDLPWLPLERATVLDGEEDWIPETWKELGTELAATPLGKPGKALLVARPGGPNFRAAEVARLAHFAGIVAVVLDG is encoded by the coding sequence GTGTCGTTCCTGCTCCGGGTCCAGCTTCCGGACTCACCAGGCACCCTCGGCGCCGTCGCGACCGCGCTCGGCACGGTCGGCGCCGACATCCTCAGCGTCGACGTCGTGGAGCGCGGCGGCGGCGTCGCCATCGACGACCTCGTGGTGGAGCTGCCGTCCGGGCGTCTGCCGGACGCGCTCATCACGGCGGCCGAGAGCATCGAAGGCGTCGAGGTGGACGCCGTGCGCCCGTACGCGGGAGTCCTCGACACGCATCGCGAGCTCGAACTGGTCGAGGAGATCGCCGCCCAGCCCAAGTCCGGCCTCGACCTGCTGGCCGAGGGCGTGCCGAAGATCATCCGCGCGGGCTGGGCCGTGGTCGTCGAGCACGCCGAGTCGGGCACCCGCCGTCTAGCCTCGTCGAGCGCCGCGCCGGAGAACCCGTTCACCGACCTGCCGTGGCTGCCGCTGGAACGCGCCACCGTGCTGGACGGCGAAGAGGACTGGATCCCGGAGACCTGGAAGGAACTCGGCACCGAACTGGCGGCCACGCCGCTCGGCAAGCCCGGCAAGGCCCTGCTCGTAGCCCGCCCGGGTGGCCCGAACTTCCGCGCCGCTGAGGTCGCCCGCCTGGCCCACTTCGCCGGCATCGTCGCCGTCGTCCTGGACGGCTGA
- the gatC gene encoding Asp-tRNA(Asn)/Glu-tRNA(Gln) amidotransferase subunit GatC, with protein sequence MPNISRDEVAHLAKLARLAVTDDELDVFAGQLDQILDSVAKVSEVAAQDVPPTSHAVPLTNVFRDDVVQPCLTQQQALAGAPAAEEGRFRVPRILGEEQ encoded by the coding sequence GTGCCCAACATTTCCCGAGACGAGGTCGCGCACCTCGCCAAGCTGGCCAGGCTGGCCGTGACCGACGACGAGCTGGACGTCTTCGCGGGCCAGCTCGACCAGATCCTGGACTCGGTGGCGAAGGTGAGCGAGGTCGCCGCGCAGGATGTCCCGCCGACTTCGCACGCCGTGCCGCTGACCAACGTCTTCCGTGACGACGTGGTCCAGCCCTGCCTCACGCAGCAGCAGGCGCTGGCCGGCGCGCCGGCCGCCGAGGAGGGCCGGTTCCGGGTGCCGCGGATTCTGGGAGAAGAGCAGTGA
- the gatA gene encoding Asp-tRNA(Asn)/Glu-tRNA(Gln) amidotransferase subunit GatA — MSELVKLTAAELAAKIHAREVSAVEVAQAHLDRIAEVDEHVHAFLHVDTEGALGAAKNVDEQLAAGEQPASPLAGVPLALKDVLTTKGIPTTVGSRTLEGWLPPYDATVTRRLREAGVVILGKTNMDEFAMGSSTENSAFGPTHNPWDHARIPGGSGGGSSASIAAFEAALAIGTDTGGSIRQPGAVTGTVGVKPTYGGVSRYGLVAFSSSLDQAGPCARTVLDAALLHEVIAGYDPMDSTSINAPVPPVVAAAREGANGDLTGVRVGVVKEFGGDGYQSGVLRSFQAAVEQLRALGAEVVEVSCPHFTYALPAYYLIAPSEASSNLARFDAMRYGLRVADDGSHSAEEVMSLTREKGFGAEVKRRIMLGTYALSSGYYDAYYGSAQKVRTLITQDFAAAFEQVDVLVSPTTPTTAFKIGERVDDPMAMYLADLCTIPSNLAGNAAMSVPSGLSDEDGLPVGLQIMAPALADDRLYRVGAAYEAARDAAAGGSLVHQVPELGGTK; from the coding sequence GTGAGCGAACTCGTCAAGCTGACCGCCGCCGAGCTGGCGGCGAAGATCCACGCGCGCGAGGTGTCCGCCGTCGAGGTCGCCCAGGCGCACCTGGACCGGATCGCCGAGGTGGACGAGCACGTCCACGCGTTCCTGCACGTCGACACCGAGGGCGCGCTGGGCGCGGCCAAGAACGTCGACGAGCAGCTGGCCGCCGGCGAGCAGCCCGCGTCGCCGCTGGCGGGCGTGCCGCTGGCGCTGAAGGACGTCCTCACCACGAAGGGCATCCCCACCACTGTCGGCTCGCGCACGCTCGAAGGCTGGCTGCCGCCGTACGACGCGACGGTCACGCGCAGGCTGCGCGAAGCCGGCGTCGTCATCCTCGGCAAGACGAACATGGACGAGTTCGCGATGGGCTCGTCCACGGAGAACTCGGCCTTCGGCCCGACGCACAACCCGTGGGACCACGCGCGCATCCCGGGCGGCTCCGGCGGCGGCTCGTCCGCGTCGATCGCCGCGTTCGAGGCCGCGCTGGCCATCGGCACCGACACCGGCGGCTCGATCCGCCAGCCCGGCGCCGTCACCGGCACTGTCGGCGTGAAGCCGACGTACGGCGGCGTCTCGCGTTACGGCCTCGTCGCCTTCTCGTCGTCGCTCGACCAGGCCGGCCCGTGCGCGCGCACGGTGCTGGACGCCGCGCTGCTGCACGAGGTCATCGCCGGCTACGACCCGATGGACTCGACGTCCATCAACGCCCCGGTTCCGCCCGTCGTCGCGGCTGCGCGCGAGGGGGCCAACGGCGACCTGACGGGCGTCCGCGTCGGCGTGGTCAAGGAGTTCGGCGGCGACGGCTACCAGAGCGGCGTCCTGCGGTCGTTCCAGGCCGCGGTCGAGCAGCTGCGCGCGCTCGGCGCCGAGGTCGTCGAGGTTTCGTGTCCGCACTTCACCTACGCACTGCCCGCGTACTACCTGATCGCGCCCAGTGAGGCGTCGTCGAACCTGGCCCGGTTCGACGCCATGCGCTACGGCCTGCGCGTTGCCGACGACGGTTCGCACAGCGCCGAGGAGGTCATGTCGCTGACGCGCGAGAAGGGCTTCGGCGCCGAGGTCAAGCGCCGGATCATGCTGGGCACCTATGCGCTGTCGTCGGGTTACTACGACGCCTACTACGGCTCCGCGCAGAAGGTCCGCACGCTCATCACGCAGGACTTCGCGGCCGCCTTCGAGCAGGTGGACGTGCTCGTCTCGCCGACCACGCCGACCACGGCGTTCAAGATCGGCGAGCGCGTGGACGACCCGATGGCGATGTACCTCGCCGACCTGTGCACCATCCCGTCGAACCTCGCGGGCAACGCCGCCATGAGCGTCCCGAGTGGACTGTCCGACGAGGACGGCCTGCCGGTCGGCCTGCAGATCATGGCCCCGGCGCTCGCCGACGACCGGCTTTACCGCGTCGGCGCCGCCTACGAGGCCGCACGCGACGCCGCCGCCGGCGGGTCGCTCGTGCACCAGGTCCCGGAGCTGGGAGGAACGAAGTGA